Proteins from a single region of Theobroma cacao cultivar B97-61/B2 chromosome 10, Criollo_cocoa_genome_V2, whole genome shotgun sequence:
- the LOC18586340 gene encoding uncharacterized protein LOC18586340, with protein MSSQQALAAVKVYRDILKAVKKHIGNEDYKKHFREYVTQEFRKNCQLSDPFLVTQKIKLANDYTFLLNSVHHHKDLLFSYNIAVDRSDEMKRILGKSAASVGLQLPEVYQP; from the exons ATGAGTTCTCAACAAGCTTTGGCAGCAGTTAAAGTATATCGTGACATTCTCAAAGCAGTGAAAAAACACATTGGAAATGAAGATTACAAGAAGCATTTTCGTGAGTATGTTACACAAGAATTTAGGAAAAACTGTCAACTTTCAGACCCTTTTTTGGTTACCCAAAAAATCAAGCTTGCCAATGACTATACTTTTTTACTTAACAGTGTGCATCATCACAAG GACTTATTGTTCTCTTACAATATAGCAGTAGATAGGTCagatgaaatgaaaagaatactTGGAAAATCAGCTGCTAGTGTTGGCCTTCAGCTTCCTGAAGTTTATCAGCCTTGA
- the LOC18586341 gene encoding 40S ribosomal protein S23, whose product MGKTRGMGAGRKLRTHRRRQRWADKAYKKSNLGNEWKKPFAGSSHAKGIVLEKIGIEAKQPNSAIRKCARVQLIKNGKKIAAFVPNDGCLNYIEENDEVLIAGFGRKGHAVGDIPGVRFKVVKVSGVSLLALFKEKKEKPRS is encoded by the exons ATGGG GAAGACTCGTGGAATGGGAGCTGGTCGTAAGCTTAGAACCCACCGTAGGAGGCAAAGGTGGGCTGACAAGGCATATAAGAAGTCCAATCTGGGTAATGAATGGAAGAAACCATTTGCTGGATCTTCACATGCCAAAGGCATAGTTCTTGAGAAAAT TGGCATTGAAGCTAAGCAGCCCAACTCTGCTATCCGAAAATGTGCTCGTGTTCAGCTGATCAagaatggaaagaaaattgCTGCTTTTGTACCCAATGATGGTTGCTTAAACTATATCGAGGAAAAT GATGAGGTTTTGATTGCAGGATTTGGACGAAAAGGGCATGCTGTGGGGGATATTCCTGGAGTCAGGTTCAAGGTTGTTAAGGTATCTGGTGTGTCTCTTCTAGCTCTTTTcaaagagaagaaggagaagccAAGGTCTTAG
- the LOC18586342 gene encoding uncharacterized protein LOC18586342, giving the protein METPKPKESEPALMKLKPIEATQESFKEYGQVIEASPDGDEFGPKDAQLDLSKGIPRFYIMHLQDRPLEFSKITHHASVTQCLGSIGGHVWYLGIAKPSIMDSEEIRSDNGKILIQSHCGHRYVPPAVDDVCVFRISGPKFLKLNHGTWHAGPLFKADIMDFYNLELSDTNVVDHTTHDFIKENGVLFSIDE; this is encoded by the exons ATGGAAACACCAAAGCCGAAGGAGTCAGAGCCAGCTTTAATGAAGCTAAAGCCAATAGAAGCAACCCAAGAAAGCTTCAAAGAGTACGGACAAGTCATTGAAGCATCCCCAGATGGAGATGAGTTTGGCCCAAAGGATGCTCAGTTAGACCTTTCCAAAGGAATTCCCAG GTTTTACATCATGCACCTTCAGGACCGACCACTGGAGTTTTCGAAAATTACACATCATGCGAGTGTAACCCAATGCCTTGGATCTATTGGAGGTCATGTTTGGTATCTTGGAATTGCTAAGCCATCCATAATGGACTCGGAAGAAATTAGGAGTGACAATGGGAAGATACTGATACAGTCACATTGTGGTCATCGCTATGTCCCTCCAGCTGTTGATGATGTCTGTGTTTTCAGAATTTCAGGTCCTAAGTTTCTCAAACTTAATCATGGAACATGGCATGCTGGGCCTTTGTTTAAGGCAGACATTATGGACTTCTACAACTTAGAGCTAAGCGATACCAAT GTGGTGGATCATACAACACACGACTTCATCAAGGAAAATGGAGTCCTCTTTTCAATTGATGAGTAA
- the LOC18586343 gene encoding uncharacterized protein LOC18586343 — MEMQERPDESKPMVVKLKAIEVTPESFQEYGQVIEASPDGEEFGPKDAQLDLSKGIPRFHIMRLEDQPLKFATITHHASVTQCLGSIGGHVWYLGVAKPSIVDSKEIKNENSKANLQSRCGHFYLPPAVDDVQVFRISGPKFLKLNVGTWHAGPLFTEHSMDFYNLELSNTNEVDHTTHSFRKKDMVVFAIDD; from the exons ATGGAAATGCAAGAAAGACCAGATGAGTCAAAGCCAATGGTAGTGAAGCTGAAGGCAATTGAAGTGACCCCAGAAAGCTTCCAAGAGTATGGGCAAGTGATTGAAGCATCCCCAGATGGAGAAGAGTTTGGTCCCAAAGATGCTCAGCTGGATCTCAGCAAAGGAATCCCAAG GTTTCACATTATGCGGCTAGAGGACCAACCACTCAAGTTCGCCACAATTACACATCATGCCAGTGTAACACAATGTCTTGGATCCATTGGAGGTCATGTTTGGTATCTTGGAGTTGCTAAACCGTCTATAGTGGACTCAAAAGAGATTAAGAATGAAAATAGCAAGGCAAATCTGCAGTCACGTTGTGGTCATTTCTATCTTCCTCCAGCTGTTGACGATGTGCAAGTTTTCAGAATTTCAGGTCCAAAGTTCCTAAAACTCAATGTTGGAACATGGCATGCTGGGCCTCTATTTACAGAACACTCTATGGATTTCTACAACTTAGAACTAAGCAATACCAAT GAGGTGGATCATACCACACATAGCTTCAGAAAGAAAGACATGGTGGTTTTTGCCATTGATGACTGA
- the LOC18586344 gene encoding pentatricopeptide repeat-containing protein At2g16880, translating to MSKAESEVLKTLIKILTSSKNPIDSLTPYTPLLTPTLLQSLVSSPSLSSHPSTLLSLHKLSLSLFPSLSSSPSFLLSLLPSLISRHKFSECKSLLLSFLSSDPQNTLFTSLVHHPSLSKPLLEISVSSYVQSGKPHLGLELFNLMKRLKKKPNLLTCNNLINGLVKFPSLHSIQLGKQVFHDSITLGVIPETSTFNILILGCCLEGKFNEAISFIEKMKDFGCFPDNVTYNTILAYLCKKGMLKEARDLLQDMKEKGLIPNRKTYNILVSGYCRIGWLKEASKIIDLMVQNDVLPDVWTYNMLINGLCGEGRIEEAVKLRDEMENLKVLPDVVTYNTLINGYFEWGCSEEGFRLVEEMKEKGVEPIAVTHNILVKWYCKEGKMDEASERVRVMEESGLSPDKVTYNTLINGYCKAGKLAEAFRMMGVMLRKGFKMDTITLNTLLHTLCEERKLKKASELLISASKRGYLIDEVSYGTLIAGYFKVGNEDKALKLWNEMNEKEIIPSIVTYNTVIGGLCQLGKTEEAIGKLNELLESGLVPAETTYNTIIHGYFREGKVEKAFEFYNKMAENSFKPDVFTCNILLSGLCREGMLEKALKLFDAWISKGKAIDGVTYNTMISSLCKEGRYEAANHLVSEMKERNLGPDNYTYKAILDALTSAGRMKELEEVISKMVEVGKVHEQSLELKEQNVKTSEILKESDPDSNACSVQIIELCNQGRYKDAMRIFRVSNEKGIALNKSTYIALMEGLIKRRKSTTKAVQ from the coding sequence ATGTCGAAAGCAGAGTCAGAAGTGCTAAAAACCTTGATCAAAATCCTAACAAGCTCAAAAAACCCAATAGATTCCTTAACTCCTTACACTCCTCTCCTCACTCCAACCCTTCTGCAATCCCTCGTTTCCTCTCCTTCTCTTTCCTCCCACCCTTCCACCCTCCTTTCCCTCCACAAACTCTCCCTTTCCCTCTTCCCTTCCCTTTCTTCCTCCCCTTCTTTCCTCCTGTCCCTCCTCCCTTCCCTCATTTCCCGCCACAAATTCTCTGAATGCAAGTCCCTCCTcctctctttcctttcctctgaCCCCCAAAACACCCTTTTTACCTCCCTCGTTCACCACCCTTCCCTTTCGAAGCCCCTCCTTGAGATCTCAGTTTCCAGCTATGTCCAATCAGGGAAACCCCATTTGGGTCTTGAGCTCTTTAACCTCATGAAAAGGCTTAAAAAGAAACCCAATTTGCTTACTTGCAATAATCTCATCAATGGGTTGGTGAAGTTCCCATCTTTGCACTCCATTCAGTTAGGTAAGCAGGTTTTTCATGATTCTATTACGCTTGGTGTTATCCCCGAAACAAGTActttcaatattttgattttaggGTGTTGTTTAGAAGGTAAATTTAATGAGGCGATTTCCtttattgagaaaatgaaggaTTTTGGTTGTTTTCCCGATAATGTTACTTATAACACAATTCTTGCGTATTTATGTAAGAAAGGAATGTTAAAGGAAGCTAGGGATTTGTTGCAAGATATGAAGGAAAAAGGGTTGATTCCAAATAGGAAAACGTATAATATACTCGTTTCAGGATATTGTAGGATAGGTTGGTTGAAGGAAGCTAGTAAAATTATTGACTTGATGGTGCAAAATGATGTTTTGCCTGATGTTTGGACGTATAATATGTTGATTAATGGGTTGTGTGGTGAAGGGAGGATTGAGGAGGCAGTTAAGTTGAGGGATGAGATGGAGAATTTGAAGGTGTTGCCAGATGTTGTTACGTATAATACATTGATTAATGGGTATTTTGAGTGGGGGTGTAGTGAGGAGGGGTTTAGGTTGGTTGAGGAAATGAAGGAGAAAGGAGTGGAGCCAATTGCAGTCACTCATAATATTTTGGTTAAATGGTATTGCAAAGAAGGGAAGATGGATGAAGCTAGTGAAAGAGTTAGGGTGATGGAAGAAAGTGGGCTTTCACCGGATAAGGTTACCTACAATACTTTGATTAATGGATATTGTAAGGCAGGGAAGTTGGCTGAAGCTTTTAGGATGATGGGTGTGATGTTAAGGAAAGGTTTTAAGATGGATACTATTACACTTAATACCCTTCTTCATACTCTATGTGAGGAGAGAAAGCTTAAGAAAGCATCCGAGTTGCTAATAAGTGCCAGTAAGAGAGGTTATTTGATTGATGAAGTGAGCTACGGCACTTTAATAGCAGGATACTTTAAGGTTGGAAATGAAGACAAAGCATTGAAACTTTGGAATGAGATGAACGAGAAGGAAATTATTCCCAGCATCGTTACCTATAACACTGTAATTGGAGGGCTTTGCCAACTGGGCAAAACTGAGGAAGCAATAGGCAAGTTGAATGAGTTACTTGAGAGTGGTCTAGTCCCAGCTGAAACCACTTACAACACAATTATACATGGGTACTTCAGGGAGGGGAAAGTTGAGAAAGCATTTGAGTTTTACAACAAAATGGCTGAAAACTCATTCAAGCCAGATGTCTTTACCTGTAATATTCTGCTTTCTGGTCTTTGCAGGGAGGGTATGCTGGAAAAAGCCCTTAAGCTCTTCGATGCTTGGATTTCAAAAGGGAAAGCAATTGATGGAGTTACTTACAACACGATGATATCAAGCCTATGTAAGGAAGGAAGATATGAGGCTGCAAATCATCTCGTCtcagaaatgaaagaaagaaatctgGGCCCTGATAATTATACATATAAAGCCATTCTTGATGCACTCACCAGTGCAGGCAGAATGAAGGAACTAGAGGAAGTCATTTCGAAAATGGTTGAAGTGGGAAAAGTTCATGAACAGTCCTTAGAATTGAAGGAGCAGAATGTGAAGACCAGTGAGATTCTTAAGGAATCTGATCCAGATTCCAATGCTTGCTCGGTACAGATCATTGAGCTGTGCAATCAGGGGAGATACAAGGATGCTATGCGCATTTTTAGAGTATCAAATGAAAAGGGTATTGCTTTAAATAAGTCCACCTACATTGCTTTAATGGAAGGACTTATCAAGAGGCGAAAAAGCACAACAAAAGCTGTTCAATAG